One part of the Ralstonia pickettii genome encodes these proteins:
- the aceB gene encoding malate synthase A, with protein MALTLPQGMEIKAEILPAYEDILTPEALALVAKLHRAFQPRRKELLAARVERAKRLDAGERPDFLPETKAVREGDWKVAPIPPALHCRRVEITGPVDAKMVINAFNSGADSYMTDFEDSNSPSWHNQIQGQVNLKAAIRRTLTLEQNGKTYKLNDKIATLQVRPRGWHLDEKHVLIDGERVSGGIFDFALFLFHNAKEQIARGAGPFFYLPKMESHLEARLWNDIFVMAQNEIGLPQGTIKATVLIETILAAFEMEEILYELREHSAGLNAGRWDYIFSCIKKFKVDKNFCLADRAKVTMTSPFMRAYALLLLKTCHKRGAPAIGGMSALIPIKNDPEKNAIAMAGIINDKKRDATDGYDGGWVAHPGLVEPAMKEFVAVLGEKPNQFEKQRPDVEVKAADLLDFQPETPITEGGLRMNINVGIHYLGAWLAGNGCVPIHNLMEDAATAEISRSQVWQWIRSPKGKLEDGTKVTAELVRKLIPEELAKVKETGAVGHFDRAAEIFEQMSTSEDFAEFLTLPLYEEI; from the coding sequence ATGGCGCTCACGCTGCCCCAAGGCATGGAGATCAAGGCTGAGATTCTGCCGGCCTATGAAGACATTCTGACCCCCGAAGCGCTGGCGCTGGTCGCCAAGCTGCACCGTGCTTTCCAGCCGCGTCGTAAAGAGCTGCTGGCTGCCCGTGTCGAGCGCGCCAAGCGCCTGGATGCCGGCGAGCGCCCGGATTTCCTGCCGGAGACAAAGGCCGTGCGTGAGGGCGACTGGAAAGTTGCTCCGATCCCGCCGGCACTGCATTGCCGCCGCGTGGAAATCACCGGCCCGGTCGATGCCAAGATGGTCATCAACGCGTTCAACTCGGGCGCGGACAGCTACATGACCGACTTCGAAGATTCGAATTCGCCGAGCTGGCACAACCAGATCCAGGGCCAGGTCAACCTGAAGGCTGCCATTCGCCGCACGCTCACGCTGGAGCAGAACGGCAAGACCTACAAGCTCAACGACAAGATCGCCACGCTGCAGGTGCGTCCGCGCGGCTGGCACCTGGACGAGAAGCATGTGCTGATCGACGGCGAGCGCGTGTCGGGCGGCATCTTCGACTTTGCGCTGTTCCTGTTCCACAACGCCAAGGAGCAGATCGCGCGCGGCGCCGGCCCGTTCTTCTACCTGCCGAAGATGGAAAGCCATCTGGAAGCGCGTCTGTGGAACGACATCTTCGTGATGGCGCAGAACGAGATCGGCCTGCCGCAGGGCACGATCAAGGCCACCGTGCTGATCGAAACCATCCTCGCCGCGTTCGAGATGGAAGAAATCCTGTACGAACTGCGCGAGCACAGCGCAGGCCTGAACGCCGGCCGTTGGGACTACATCTTCTCGTGCATCAAGAAGTTCAAGGTCGACAAGAACTTCTGCCTGGCCGACCGAGCCAAGGTGACGATGACCTCGCCGTTCATGCGCGCCTACGCGCTGCTGCTGCTCAAGACCTGCCACAAGCGCGGTGCGCCCGCAATCGGCGGCATGAGCGCGCTGATCCCGATCAAGAACGATCCGGAGAAGAACGCCATCGCCATGGCCGGCATCATCAACGACAAGAAGCGCGACGCGACCGACGGCTACGACGGCGGCTGGGTGGCGCACCCGGGCCTGGTCGAGCCGGCCATGAAGGAATTCGTGGCAGTGCTGGGCGAGAAGCCGAACCAGTTCGAGAAGCAACGCCCGGACGTGGAAGTGAAGGCTGCGGACCTGCTGGACTTCCAGCCGGAAACGCCGATCACCGAAGGTGGCCTGCGCATGAACATCAACGTCGGCATCCACTACCTGGGTGCCTGGCTGGCCGGCAACGGTTGCGTGCCTATCCACAACCTGATGGAAGATGCCGCCACGGCGGAAATCTCCCGCTCCCAGGTGTGGCAGTGGATCCGCTCGCCGAAGGGCAAGCTGGAAGACGGCACCAAGGTCACGGCTGAACTGGTGCGCAAGCTGATCCCGGAAGAATTGGCCAAGGTGAAGGAGACGGGCGCGGTGGGCCACTTTGATCGCGCTGCAGAAATCTTCGAACAGATGTCGACGTCGGAAGACTTTGCCGAATTCCTGACACTGCCGCTGTACGAAGAAATCTAA
- a CDS encoding LytR/AlgR family response regulator transcription factor, translating into MPASPRVLIADDEPALAENLVAELAALWPEATLLPAVHDGQSALDVIDDAADGQGPDVVFLDIRMPGLSGIDVARELSQRDVRPLVVFVTAYDQFALDAFEQAAVDYVLKPVQTERLAETVRRLKDRLGTRPNGNADALAMNPAQTLAELVERLAGLQGAAQTRATPQGGYLRFIKALVGQEVRFIPVDDVIYLEATDKYVNVVSASGESLIRTSLRDLLTQLDPEHFWQVHRGTVVNVAHVSSAVHLSLGRLGLKIRGRTETLPVARQYAHLFRQM; encoded by the coding sequence ATGCCTGCTTCCCCCCGCGTGCTCATCGCCGACGACGAACCCGCACTGGCTGAAAACCTCGTCGCTGAACTGGCGGCGCTATGGCCCGAGGCCACGTTGCTGCCGGCCGTGCACGACGGTCAGTCCGCTCTCGACGTGATTGACGACGCGGCCGACGGGCAGGGGCCCGATGTGGTCTTTCTCGATATCCGCATGCCGGGGTTGTCGGGCATTGATGTGGCGCGCGAGCTATCGCAGCGGGATGTGCGTCCGCTGGTGGTGTTCGTCACCGCGTATGACCAGTTCGCGCTCGATGCCTTCGAGCAGGCCGCGGTCGACTACGTGCTCAAGCCCGTGCAGACCGAGCGCCTAGCCGAGACCGTCAGGCGGCTGAAGGACCGGCTCGGCACGCGCCCGAACGGCAACGCCGACGCCCTTGCCATGAACCCCGCGCAGACGCTGGCAGAACTCGTCGAGCGCCTTGCCGGCCTGCAGGGCGCTGCCCAAACCCGAGCCACGCCGCAGGGCGGCTATCTGCGCTTCATCAAGGCGCTGGTCGGGCAGGAGGTGCGCTTTATCCCCGTGGATGACGTGATCTATCTGGAAGCGACCGACAAGTACGTCAACGTGGTTTCGGCCAGCGGCGAATCCCTCATCCGCACCAGCCTGCGTGACCTGCTGACGCAGCTCGACCCCGAGCACTTCTGGCAGGTGCACCGCGGCACGGTGGTCAACGTGGCGCATGTGTCGAGCGCGGTGCATCTGTCGCTGGGCCGCTTGGGGCTGAAGATACGCGGACGCACCGAGACGCTGCCCGTCGCGCGGCAATACGCACATTTGTTCCGCCAGATGTAG
- a CDS encoding sensor histidine kinase, whose translation MRETPRFNAGGPSGKIARMFANVSFPSLADCLRLVRRWVIRYAVIIVINTLIAAVLAFGIRPEETFWKDFIFSQAIGLSMFSLIGIPRHVLWGDGPPNKKMFPWIVVGAVLIGVPLGQWIARTILCLNNPNAEPWRADSLRMSFIIAMLAALGATYYYWSRGKLAALQRQAALDALEREEAEKQMVRAQLMALQAQIEPHFLFNSLAHVDVLIARDPAGARRLLQHLIGFLRSSLSHARAEQCTLAQEFALLRAYLDIQALRFGNRLRFSLALDDAIANIVIPPMLIQPLVENAVVHGIEPAREGGEIALSARLAAGSEGERLVLEVRDTGIGFGNDGTKGSGLGLTHVRERLSRLFDGDARLTITETVPHGVTIIVELPLAHETARAPSQPDAPEWRCRFSRSTANATGALSSRASAGA comes from the coding sequence ATGCGGGAAACCCCACGCTTCAACGCCGGAGGACCGTCCGGTAAGATCGCCCGCATGTTCGCCAATGTGTCGTTCCCTTCGCTTGCCGATTGCCTGCGCCTGGTCCGGCGCTGGGTGATCCGCTACGCCGTCATCATCGTCATCAATACGCTGATTGCGGCGGTGCTTGCGTTCGGCATCCGGCCGGAAGAGACGTTCTGGAAAGACTTCATCTTCAGCCAGGCAATCGGGCTGTCGATGTTCTCGCTGATCGGCATCCCGCGCCACGTGCTGTGGGGAGACGGCCCGCCCAACAAGAAGATGTTTCCGTGGATCGTCGTGGGCGCAGTGCTGATCGGCGTGCCGCTGGGGCAGTGGATCGCGCGGACGATCCTGTGCCTGAACAACCCCAACGCGGAACCCTGGCGCGCCGACAGCCTGCGCATGAGCTTCATCATCGCCATGCTTGCCGCGCTCGGGGCAACGTATTATTACTGGTCGCGCGGCAAGCTGGCCGCATTGCAGCGCCAGGCTGCGCTCGATGCGCTGGAGCGGGAAGAAGCCGAGAAGCAGATGGTGCGTGCGCAACTGATGGCGCTGCAGGCGCAGATCGAACCGCACTTCCTGTTCAACTCGCTTGCGCACGTCGATGTGCTGATTGCGCGCGACCCGGCCGGCGCGCGGCGTCTGCTGCAGCATTTGATCGGCTTTCTGCGCAGCTCGCTCTCGCACGCACGTGCCGAGCAGTGCACGCTAGCGCAGGAATTTGCGCTGCTGCGCGCGTATCTCGACATCCAGGCGCTACGCTTCGGCAATCGCCTGCGTTTTTCATTGGCGCTGGACGATGCCATCGCCAACATCGTCATCCCGCCGATGCTGATTCAGCCGCTGGTGGAAAACGCCGTGGTGCACGGTATCGAGCCCGCACGCGAGGGCGGCGAGATCGCCTTGTCTGCGCGCCTGGCGGCCGGCAGCGAGGGCGAGCGGCTCGTGCTGGAAGTGCGCGATACGGGTATCGGCTTCGGCAACGATGGCACCAAGGGATCGGGGCTGGGCCTCACCCACGTGCGTGAACGCCTGTCGCGCTTGTTTGATGGCGATGCACGCCTGACGATCACGGAGACCGTTCCGCACGGCGTGACGATCATTGTCGAGCTGCCGTTGGCGCACGAAACCGCACGCGCGCCGTCCCAGCCCGACGCGCCGGAATGGCGTTGCCGCTTCTCCCGCTCAACCGCCAACGCCACCGGCGCGCTTTCTTCGCGCGCGTCCGCCGGAGCCTGA
- the rraA gene encoding ribonuclease E activity regulator RraA, which produces MTMIPVTDLCDMHEDKLVYGSLRVLAPVFRSFGKRAAFAGPASTLKVFEDNGLVRAALEEQGAGRVLVIDGGGSLRCALVGGNLGKLAEENGWEGILLNGCVRDTRELAECNVGIHALAVHPRKSIKKNAGQREVGVQMPGAYIQSGEWIYADEDGVLVSQDMLE; this is translated from the coding sequence ATGACGATGATTCCTGTAACCGACCTGTGCGACATGCACGAAGACAAGCTGGTGTACGGCAGCCTGCGTGTGCTCGCGCCGGTGTTCCGCAGCTTTGGCAAGCGCGCTGCATTTGCCGGCCCGGCTTCCACGCTCAAGGTGTTCGAAGACAACGGCCTGGTACGCGCCGCGCTGGAAGAACAGGGCGCGGGCCGCGTGCTGGTGATCGACGGCGGCGGCTCATTGCGCTGCGCCCTGGTGGGCGGCAACCTCGGCAAGCTGGCCGAAGAGAACGGTTGGGAAGGCATTCTGCTCAACGGCTGCGTGCGCGATACGCGCGAGCTGGCCGAATGCAACGTCGGCATCCACGCCCTGGCCGTGCACCCGCGCAAGAGCATCAAGAAGAACGCCGGGCAGCGCGAAGTCGGCGTGCAGATGCCGGGTGCGTACATCCAGTCCGGCGAGTGGATCTATGCCGACGAAGACGGCGTGCTCGTTTCGCAGGACATGCTCGAATGA
- a CDS encoding SRPBCC family protein codes for MRFEHLVEVNDPLNPLIDTLTLNQIWQGLVLRVREQTEFVESLDACIITAEGDGWVERELVFGKARIQDRVTLEPHKRVTYTTAATGEHAGGSLTMTIESNEANAAFIRFVYDTTLPNADETGDTRYAEIVKSAYRESDIDTVRRIREIAATGRLG; via the coding sequence TTGCGCTTTGAACACCTGGTGGAAGTCAACGATCCACTGAACCCCCTCATCGACACGCTCACCCTGAACCAGATCTGGCAAGGCCTGGTGCTGCGCGTGCGCGAGCAAACCGAATTTGTCGAAAGCCTGGACGCATGCATCATCACCGCTGAAGGTGACGGCTGGGTCGAGCGCGAACTCGTCTTCGGCAAGGCGCGCATCCAGGATCGCGTGACGCTCGAGCCGCACAAGCGTGTGACCTACACCACGGCAGCCACCGGCGAACACGCCGGCGGGTCGCTGACGATGACAATCGAGAGCAACGAGGCCAACGCCGCGTTCATCCGCTTCGTCTACGACACGACGCTGCCCAATGCCGACGAAACCGGCGACACGCGCTACGCCGAGATCGTCAAATCCGCCTACCGCGAATCCGACATCGACACCGTACGCCGCATCCGGGAGATCGCCGCCACCGGCCGCCTCGGCTGA
- a CDS encoding thiamine pyrophosphate-binding protein has protein sequence METPAARPASLVVEPRHGGQILVDALLAHGVDMAFGVPGESYLSVLEGFYQRRDRARFIVCRQEGGAANMADAYGKLTGRPGIVFCTRGPGATNASIGVHTGFQDSTPLILFIGQVGRDFVDREAFQEIDYRRMFGQMAKWVAQIDSVERIPEYIARAFQTATAGRPGPVVLALPEDMLTDVATVPDVPPEFATKARVMAWPGPRDLAQLKTLLQDAERPMLLLGGSGWTPQAAARMQAFAERWNLPAGCVFRRQDLFDNRHPNYAGDVGIAINPKLAARVKDADVVLAIGTRLGEMTTSGYTLFDVPRPKQTLVHVHAGAEELGRIYQADLMIHASMPAIAEALDGVSPDAPPRWSAWTEAANADYRANIAPPPFGGKGIDMARAMQWLRERLPQNSILTNGAGNYATWLHRFYQYGPLAAGSRTQLAPTSGAMGYGAPAAVAAKIVCPDTPVICMAGDGCFLMNGQELATAMQYNAPVIFIVVNNGMYGTIRMHQEREYPEHVSGTELRNPDFAALARAYGAEGHTVRSLEGFQSAVEAALTASVATVIEVQTDPNIISPRATIDSLRAQSRS, from the coding sequence ATGGAGACACCAGCCGCACGCCCTGCCAGCCTTGTCGTTGAGCCCCGCCACGGCGGCCAGATCCTTGTGGATGCACTGCTGGCCCACGGCGTCGACATGGCCTTCGGCGTGCCCGGCGAGAGCTACCTGTCGGTGCTCGAAGGCTTCTACCAGCGCCGCGACCGCGCCCGCTTCATCGTCTGCCGGCAAGAGGGCGGCGCGGCCAACATGGCGGATGCGTACGGCAAGCTCACCGGGCGCCCCGGCATCGTCTTCTGCACGCGCGGGCCGGGCGCCACCAACGCCAGCATTGGCGTACACACTGGGTTTCAAGACTCCACGCCGCTGATCCTGTTTATCGGGCAGGTCGGCCGCGATTTCGTCGACCGCGAAGCATTTCAGGAAATCGACTACCGCCGCATGTTCGGCCAGATGGCCAAGTGGGTCGCGCAGATCGATAGCGTCGAACGCATCCCCGAATACATCGCACGCGCCTTCCAGACTGCCACCGCCGGGCGTCCCGGCCCCGTGGTGCTGGCGTTGCCCGAAGACATGCTGACCGACGTTGCGACCGTGCCGGATGTGCCGCCCGAGTTTGCAACGAAAGCTCGCGTGATGGCTTGGCCCGGCCCGCGTGATCTTGCCCAACTGAAGACGCTGCTGCAGGACGCCGAGCGCCCGATGCTGCTGCTGGGCGGTTCCGGCTGGACGCCGCAAGCCGCCGCCCGCATGCAGGCCTTTGCCGAGCGCTGGAATCTGCCCGCAGGCTGCGTGTTCCGTCGGCAAGACCTGTTCGACAACCGCCACCCGAATTACGCCGGTGATGTCGGTATCGCCATCAATCCGAAGCTGGCGGCGCGCGTGAAAGACGCCGACGTCGTGCTCGCCATCGGCACACGCCTGGGCGAGATGACGACCTCGGGCTACACGCTCTTCGATGTGCCCCGCCCGAAGCAGACGCTCGTCCACGTGCATGCCGGCGCGGAAGAGTTGGGGCGTATCTACCAGGCCGATCTGATGATCCACGCCTCGATGCCGGCGATTGCCGAGGCGCTGGATGGCGTGTCGCCGGATGCGCCGCCGCGTTGGTCCGCCTGGACAGAAGCCGCCAACGCCGACTACCGCGCCAACATCGCGCCGCCGCCGTTCGGTGGCAAGGGCATCGACATGGCCCGCGCCATGCAGTGGCTGCGCGAGCGCCTGCCGCAGAACAGCATCCTGACCAACGGCGCAGGCAACTACGCCACGTGGCTGCATCGCTTCTACCAATATGGCCCGCTGGCGGCCGGCTCGCGTACGCAGCTTGCGCCAACCAGCGGGGCGATGGGTTACGGCGCGCCGGCTGCGGTGGCGGCCAAGATCGTCTGCCCCGACACGCCCGTCATCTGCATGGCTGGCGACGGCTGCTTCCTGATGAACGGCCAGGAGCTGGCGACCGCCATGCAGTACAACGCGCCGGTGATCTTTATCGTGGTCAACAACGGCATGTACGGCACCATCCGCATGCACCAGGAGCGCGAGTATCCCGAGCACGTCAGCGGTACGGAGCTGCGCAACCCGGACTTCGCCGCGCTCGCGAGAGCCTACGGCGCTGAAGGGCACACGGTGCGCTCGCTCGAAGGCTTCCAGTCGGCGGTGGAGGCCGCGTTGACGGCAAGCGTTGCCACCGTCATCGAAGTGCAGACCGATCCGAACATCATCAGCCCACGCGCGACGATCGATTCGTTGCGCGCGCAGTCACGCAGTTGA
- a CDS encoding haloacid dehalogenase type II — protein sequence MRSIRAVVFDAYGTLFDVYCVAARAEQLFAGKGEALSVLWRDKQIDYTRIRSLAGPSGEHYKPFWDITVDALRYAAARLGVELSAHDEATLMREYACLSAFPENVPALRRLREMGLPLGILSNGNPQMLDIAVKSAGMSGLFDHVLSVDAVKLYKTAPQAYALAPQAFGVPAEQILFVSSNGWDACGATWYGFTTFWINRLGHPPEALDVAPTAAGHDMRDLLQFVQATQAT from the coding sequence ATGCGTTCGATTCGCGCAGTGGTGTTTGATGCCTATGGCACGTTGTTCGACGTGTATTGCGTGGCCGCGCGCGCCGAGCAACTGTTTGCCGGCAAGGGCGAAGCACTGTCGGTCCTGTGGCGCGACAAGCAGATCGACTACACGCGCATCCGTTCGCTGGCCGGCCCTTCGGGCGAACACTACAAGCCGTTCTGGGACATCACCGTCGATGCGCTGCGCTATGCGGCGGCGCGCCTGGGCGTAGAGCTATCCGCCCACGACGAAGCCACGCTGATGCGTGAATATGCGTGTCTGTCGGCGTTTCCCGAGAATGTGCCTGCGCTGCGCCGCCTGCGCGAGATGGGGCTGCCGCTGGGCATCCTCTCCAACGGCAACCCGCAGATGCTCGACATTGCCGTGAAGAGTGCCGGCATGTCCGGGCTGTTCGATCACGTGCTGTCGGTCGACGCGGTCAAGCTCTACAAGACCGCGCCGCAGGCCTATGCGCTGGCGCCACAAGCGTTTGGTGTGCCGGCGGAACAGATTCTGTTTGTCTCGTCCAATGGCTGGGATGCCTGCGGCGCGACGTGGTACGGCTTCACAACATTCTGGATCAACCGCCTGGGGCATCCGCCCGAGGCACTCGACGTGGCGCCTACCGCGGCCGGCCACGATATGCGCGATCTGCTGCAGTTCGTGCAGGCAACACAAGCGACGTAA
- a CDS encoding LysR family transcriptional regulator, with product MDHFKQLETFVAVATRGSLSAAAAAEGVAPAIIGRRIDALEERLGVKLLVRTTRRITLTFEGSAFLEDCQRILNDLHNAEASVSAGGVKASGHLRVTAPAGFGRRHVAPMVPDFIETHPDVSMTLDLGDRVVDLVNEGFDCAIRLGDLPDSSLVSIRLWENRRVVVAAPSYLERRGVPTQVEQLSTHNCLAFGASANVQRGWVFQQGGKAVTVKVSGTMECTDGAVLREWCLQGYGLAWRSWWEVGHDIATGKLVTVLDAFEAPPIGIHAVFPQRKHLPLRVRLFIDFLKNTYGNPAYWRRADALIGMD from the coding sequence ATGGATCATTTCAAGCAGCTCGAAACCTTTGTCGCCGTCGCCACACGCGGCAGCTTGTCCGCCGCCGCCGCCGCGGAGGGCGTGGCGCCTGCCATCATCGGGCGCCGCATCGACGCGCTGGAGGAGCGCCTGGGCGTAAAGCTGCTCGTGCGCACCACGCGGCGCATCACCCTCACGTTCGAGGGATCGGCGTTCCTGGAAGATTGCCAACGTATTCTCAATGACCTGCACAACGCCGAGGCCAGCGTCTCGGCCGGTGGCGTAAAAGCCAGCGGGCACCTGCGCGTGACCGCCCCGGCCGGTTTTGGCCGCCGCCATGTCGCGCCGATGGTGCCGGACTTCATCGAGACGCATCCCGATGTCTCGATGACGCTGGACCTGGGCGACCGTGTCGTCGACCTGGTCAACGAAGGCTTCGATTGCGCGATCCGCCTGGGCGACCTGCCCGATTCGAGCCTCGTTTCGATCCGCCTGTGGGAAAACCGCCGCGTGGTGGTGGCTGCGCCGTCGTACCTGGAGCGCCGCGGCGTTCCAACGCAGGTGGAGCAGCTTTCGACGCACAACTGTCTGGCCTTTGGCGCCAGTGCCAACGTGCAGCGCGGCTGGGTCTTCCAGCAAGGCGGCAAGGCCGTCACCGTCAAGGTGTCGGGCACGATGGAATGCACCGACGGCGCCGTGCTGCGCGAGTGGTGCCTGCAAGGCTATGGCCTGGCGTGGCGCTCATGGTGGGAGGTCGGACACGACATTGCCACGGGCAAGCTGGTCACGGTGCTCGATGCCTTTGAAGCGCCGCCGATTGGCATCCATGCGGTGTTTCCGCAGCGCAAGCATCTGCCGCTGCGCGTGCGTCTTTTTATCGATTTTCTAAAGAACACGTATGGCAACCCGGCCTACTGGCGCCGGGCAGACGCCTTGATCGGGATGGATTAG
- a CDS encoding gamma-glutamylcyclotransferase family protein, translating into MTRANAIHVFVYGTLRAGEANDLRVAAAKRGIPEPELLGTATLHGRLYDFGAYPGLVLDPTGTAVRGDVYRIDAALVPVLDEIEEVYPGGDALFLRENHPVMLGSEPVDCIVYPVSPQHIAGRPVITGGDWVAHRLSRG; encoded by the coding sequence ATGACCCGCGCCAATGCCATCCACGTATTCGTCTACGGCACGCTGCGGGCCGGTGAGGCGAATGATTTGCGCGTTGCCGCGGCCAAGCGCGGCATTCCCGAACCGGAACTGCTCGGTACCGCCACGTTGCACGGCCGTCTGTACGACTTTGGTGCGTACCCCGGCCTCGTGCTCGACCCGACCGGCACCGCCGTACGTGGCGATGTATATCGCATCGATGCGGCGCTCGTTCCGGTGCTGGACGAGATCGAAGAGGTCTACCCGGGCGGGGACGCGCTGTTCCTGCGCGAGAATCACCCCGTCATGCTGGGCAGCGAACCGGTCGACTGCATTGTCTATCCGGTCAGCCCGCAGCACATTGCCGGGCGGCCCGTCATCACGGGCGGGGATTGGGTGGCGCATCGCTTGTCTCGAGGCTGA
- the aceA gene encoding isocitrate lyase, with translation MSRELEVQKLQKEWDTNPRWKGIKRGYTAEDVVRLRGSLQIEHTLAKRGAEKLWNLINNEPFVNALGALTGNQAMQQVKAGLKAIYLSGWQVAGDANSNGEMYPDQSLYSVDSVPKVVKKINNTFQRADQIQWSEGKDDIDFFAPIVADAEAGFGGVLNAFELMKAMIEAGAAGVHFEDQLAAVKKCGHMGGKVLVPTREAVSKLVAARLAADVMGVPTVLIARTDAEAADLLTTDVDENDKPFCTGERTVEGFYRTKPGLQQAISRGLAYAEVADLVWCETGKPDLEYAKKFAEAIHAKFPGKMLAYNCSPSFNWKKNLDDVTIARFQKELGAMGYKFQFITLAGFHALNYSMFNLAYGYARNQMSAFVELQEAEFKAAEKGFTAVKHQREVGTGYFDAVTQTIEREASTTALKGSTEDEQFFEETAQAKKVA, from the coding sequence ATGTCACGCGAACTCGAAGTGCAAAAGCTGCAGAAGGAATGGGATACCAACCCGCGTTGGAAGGGCATCAAGCGCGGTTACACCGCTGAAGATGTCGTGCGCCTGCGTGGTTCGCTGCAGATTGAACACACGCTGGCCAAGCGTGGTGCCGAAAAGCTGTGGAACCTGATCAACAACGAACCCTTCGTCAACGCCCTGGGCGCACTGACGGGCAACCAGGCTATGCAACAGGTCAAGGCTGGTCTGAAGGCGATCTATCTGTCGGGCTGGCAGGTTGCGGGTGATGCCAACAGCAACGGCGAGATGTATCCGGATCAGTCGCTGTACTCGGTGGATTCGGTGCCCAAGGTCGTCAAGAAGATCAACAACACGTTCCAACGCGCTGACCAGATCCAGTGGTCGGAAGGCAAGGACGACATCGACTTCTTCGCCCCGATCGTGGCCGATGCAGAAGCCGGTTTCGGCGGCGTGCTGAACGCGTTCGAACTGATGAAGGCCATGATCGAGGCCGGTGCGGCCGGCGTGCACTTTGAGGACCAGTTGGCCGCCGTGAAGAAGTGCGGCCACATGGGCGGCAAGGTTCTGGTGCCGACCCGTGAAGCCGTGAGCAAGCTCGTCGCCGCGCGTCTGGCTGCCGACGTGATGGGCGTGCCGACCGTGCTGATCGCCCGTACCGACGCGGAAGCTGCCGACTTGCTGACCACCGATGTGGACGAGAACGACAAGCCGTTCTGCACCGGCGAGCGCACCGTCGAAGGCTTCTACCGTACCAAGCCGGGTCTGCAGCAGGCCATCTCTCGTGGGTTGGCGTATGCGGAAGTGGCCGACCTCGTGTGGTGCGAAACCGGCAAGCCGGATCTCGAATACGCCAAGAAGTTTGCCGAAGCCATTCATGCCAAGTTCCCGGGCAAGATGCTGGCCTACAACTGCTCGCCGTCGTTCAATTGGAAGAAGAACCTGGACGACGTGACGATCGCCCGCTTCCAGAAGGAACTTGGCGCGATGGGCTACAAGTTCCAGTTCATCACGCTGGCCGGTTTCCACGCCCTCAACTACTCGATGTTCAACCTGGCATACGGCTATGCCCGCAACCAGATGAGCGCGTTCGTGGAGCTGCAGGAAGCCGAATTCAAGGCGGCGGAAAAGGGCTTCACCGCGGTGAAGCACCAGCGCGAAGTCGGCACGGGCTACTTCGATGCCGTGACGCAGACCATCGAGCGCGAGGCGTCGACCACGGCGCTCAAGGGCTCGACCGAAGACGAACAATTCTTCGAAGAAACGGCGCAAGCCAAGAAGGTTGCCTGA
- a CDS encoding 2TM domain-containing protein, translated as MSAMPYTPTSPSADSDEALLRRARHRAGARLGFGIHLLAFLAVNAGLAAIALSHGQFWFVWPLLGWGLGLAAHGLSLAWSQGNGYQRMVDQELARLREQAGRR; from the coding sequence ATGTCCGCCATGCCTTACACCCCGACTTCCCCATCCGCTGATTCCGACGAGGCGCTGCTGCGCCGCGCTCGACACCGCGCTGGCGCGCGCCTGGGGTTCGGCATTCATCTGCTGGCGTTTCTGGCCGTGAACGCCGGGCTGGCGGCGATTGCGCTGTCACACGGGCAATTCTGGTTTGTGTGGCCGCTGCTGGGCTGGGGCCTGGGCCTGGCCGCACACGGCCTGAGCCTGGCCTGGAGCCAGGGCAACGGTTACCAGCGCATGGTCGACCAGGAACTCGCCCGTTTGCGCGAGCAGGCCGGCCGCCGGTGA
- a CDS encoding universal stress protein, producing the protein MFQHILIPTDGSELSRKAVAGALDFAKTLGARLTAYTCLEEYPYTPFSEIVVETPQAFKERVEAQAHVVLKDVEDAAVSAGIRCDTDMSCFAVPYMGIIDAAERHGCDVIFMASHGRRGLAGLLLGSETQKVLTHTEIPVIVYR; encoded by the coding sequence ATGTTCCAGCACATCCTCATCCCCACCGATGGTTCCGAGCTGTCGCGCAAGGCGGTGGCGGGCGCGCTCGACTTTGCCAAGACGCTGGGCGCGCGCCTGACGGCCTACACCTGCCTTGAGGAATACCCCTACACGCCATTTTCCGAGATCGTCGTGGAGACACCGCAGGCGTTCAAGGAACGGGTCGAAGCGCAGGCCCACGTGGTGCTCAAGGACGTGGAGGACGCCGCCGTCAGCGCCGGCATCCGCTGCGACACCGACATGAGCTGCTTCGCCGTCCCGTACATGGGCATCATCGACGCGGCCGAACGCCATGGCTGCGACGTCATCTTCATGGCCTCGCACGGCCGGCGCGGGTTGGCCGGGCTGCTGCTTGGCAGCGAAACGCAGAAGGTGCTGACGCATACCGAGATTCCGGTGATCGTCTATCGCTGA